AACATTTTCGGTCCCTTTTTATACCGCAAATCGAAAAGAGCTTTAGCAGCTTAATTCTACCAAATATTTATCATAAGAATGGCGAAGATATTTAGAGGTCTTCATCATTTTTGTGTTAGTACTCCCCATCATTATACACAGCCAAATAAATAAAAAACAATTTAACGATATGTTATCAAAAACTATTCGTTAAATTTGGACTTTTATTGGAAGACTTCCATTTGATAGGAACTAATAATCAAACAGTCTTAAGCTTAATCAAAAAGAAAGCATATATGCCAGGTTCAGATAATACCAAGAAGTTATGGATTGAGAAAGGATATGAGCATTTTGCGCTTTTTGGACCAGAAAACCTAAGCATCAACAAAATAAGCAAAGAGATAGAATCCTCACGCGCTTGCTTTTACCATTACTTTGGAGATATTGACATCTTTATGGAAGAACTCCTAAATCTACACATACAAATCACCCAAGAATTCGACCTTATTGGTAAAAGAGAATGCAAAAAACTCCTCCCCGATTTATATCTATTATTAGAAAAACACCCCATTCCCCTTAAATTCTGTAGGCAATTATTCATCAATAGAAGCAATTCGCTTTATAATACTTCTTTCAATAAAGCATATAGGGACTCCTCTAATACATTTGCACTTCAGCTATTTACTCAACAATATGGACTAAAGAATAATGCAGAG
The sequence above is a segment of the Lentimicrobium sp. L6 genome. Coding sequences within it:
- a CDS encoding TetR/AcrR family transcriptional regulator gives rise to the protein MPGSDNTKKLWIEKGYEHFALFGPENLSINKISKEIESSRACFYHYFGDIDIFMEELLNLHIQITQEFDLIGKRECKKLLPDLYLLLEKHPIPLKFCRQLFINRSNSLYNTSFNKAYRDSSNTFALQLFTQQYGLKNNAETFNLWATVGDSWYSRLDINDLSAKKMQEIAEEVLNSVFKFVSSELYSSSQAST